A window from Gasterosteus aculeatus chromosome 14, fGasAcu3.hap1.1, whole genome shotgun sequence encodes these proteins:
- the prlra gene encoding prolactin receptor a, translated as MLRLPRASPLVRLVSLSSRLTGCASRRERALLGAAAGVHHGRGTEGRETGKTLLWLPLSGAKMRNVFEVMLLLLLLLLPLVTAHAGGQPNSPPGKPVLTSCRSPEKETFTCWWKPGSDGGLSTKHSLFYRKESSDAVHECPDYRTAGENSCFFNKNNTAIWVNYNITVVATNSLGSAYSDPVEVDVVYIVQPNPPENVTVSVMEDKGWPFLRVSWEPPRKADTRSGWITLVYELRVKLKEEDDWETHLAGQQKMFNILSLPSGGEYQVEVRCRPDHGFWSEWSSTSKANVPHHFRRDNSTWILMTVFFAFTFLIVAWLLHLNRHNLKRCILPPVPGPKIKGFDKKLLKSGKSNEIFSALVVPDYPSTPSSNYEDLLVDYLEVYVPTERELQLEESKDPHNDRLKSDSSTSDSDSGRGSCDSHTLLVDKEAKEEARQVECGQTRTEVQRSLKDWDALTYAQIDMVGRDVPSGRVKTWPSLYSPLPRHSSGPLDQQSSLQMAKQHSLSTSSFLAQEASGESYWDVCSHGELPRPLRAKTPPHRGLRARSDADVSGAGLKRAPAGPRSLAPHTSEYVEVQRVNNKDVVLLQPVVTGCYQALPGEVYSKVKRVDSDNILLLQREAREEDGYPGAEQENTTQKPSACVYAAVLVQDQMAPMVNAYVDTATMCTLTC; from the exons CTTTCAGGAGCCAAGATGAGGAACGTCTTTGAggtcatgctgctgctgctgttgttgttgctgccgtTGGTCACGGCGCACGCAGGGGGACAAC CCAACAGCCCGCCGGGGAAGCCAGTGCTCACCAGCTGTCGTTCCCCTGAAAAAGAGACCTTCACCTGCTGGTGGAAGCCGGGCTCCGATGGGGGACTGTCCACCAAACACTCCCTGTTCTATCGCAAAGAAAG CTCCGACGCCGTGCACGAGTGCCCGGACTACCGCACAGCCGGAGAGAACTCCTGCTTCTTCAACAAGAACAACACGGCAATCTGGGTCAACTACAACATCACGGTGGTGGCCACCAACTCGCTGGGCAGTGCGTACTCTGACCCCGTGGAAGTAGACGTGGTGTACATCG TTCAGCCTAATCCTCCAGAGAACGTAACAGTGAGCGTAATGGAGGACAAGGGCTGGCCCTTCCTGCGGGTGTCATGGGAACCGCCACGTAAGGCCGACACGCGCTCGGGTTGGATCACTCTCGTTTACGAGCTGCGCGTCAagttgaaggaggaggacgactgGGAG ACGCACCTCGCGGGCCAGCAGAAGATGTTTAACATCCTCAGCCTGCCGTCGGGCGGTGAATACCAGGTCGAGGTGCGCTGTAGACCCGACCACGGCTTTTGGAGTGAATGGAGTTCCACTTCCAAGGCCAACGTTCCTCACC ATTTTCGTCGAGATAATTCAACATGGATTCTCATGACGGTCTTTTTTGCCTTTACCTTCCTCATCGTCGCGTGGTTGCTGCACTTAAACAGACACAA TCTGAAGCGTTGTATTCTGCCCCCCGTCCCTGGTCCTAAGATTAAAGGATTCGATAAGAAGCTTCTCAAG AGCGGAAAATCTAACGAGATCTTCAGTGCGCTGGTGGTTCCTGATTACCCTTCGACCCCATCCTCTAATTACGAGGATCTGCTGGTGGACTACTTAGAAGTCTATGTCCCCACTGAGAgagagctgcagctggaggaaaGCAAGGATCCACACAACGACCGCCTCAAATCTGACAGCTCCACGTCGGACAGCGACTCGGGCCGAGGCAGCTGCGACAGCCACACTCTGCTGGTGGACAAGGAGGCCAAGGAGGAAGCGAGGCAAGTGGAGTGCGGTCAGACGAGGACGGAGGTGCAGCGGAGCCTCAAGGACTGGGACGCGCTGACCTATGCTCAGATAGACATGGTTGGCCGGGACGTGCCCAGTGGGAGGGTGAAGACGTGGCCCTCTTTGTATTCTCCGCTGCCCAGGCACAGCTCAGGCCCACTGGACCAACAGAGCTCCCTCCAGATGGCGAAGCAGCACTCCCTCTCCACGTCCTCCTTCCTCGCCCAGGAGGCTTCCGGAGAGAGCTACTGGGACGTCTGCTCGCACGGCGAGCTGCCTCGCCCGCTCCGAGCCAAGACGCCGCCCCACCGGGGTCTGCGGGCCCGCAGCGACGCCGACGTCTCCGGCGCGGGGCTCAAGCGGGCGCCCGCCGGCCCGCGCTCCCTCGCTCCCCACACCAGCGAGTACGTCGAAGTGCAAAGGGTCAACAACAAGGACGTGGTGCTGCTCCAGCCCGTGGTGACGGGCTGCTACCAGGCGCTCCCGGGCGAAGTCTACAGCAAGGTGAAGAGGGTGGACAGTGACAACATACTGCTGCTCCAGAGGGAGGCGAGGGAAGAAGACGGGTACCCCGGTGCGGAGCAGGAGAACACTACGCAGAAGCCTTCGGCCTGCGTTTACGCGGCCGTGCTGGTGCAGGATCAAATGGCCCCCATGGTGAATGCCTATGTGGACACCGCCACCATGTGCACGCTCACATGCTAG
- the LOC120831470 gene encoding alanine--glyoxylate aminotransferase 2, mitochondrial yields MFKLASSLSVRCVLTGKSCSRSGSVQFHLAGGALCQKSHLVPEMPSCDFKPEEYTGMSKERMVEIRQQNCNPMTMKVTYYKKPVFIHQGHMQWLWDVDGRRYLDLFAGVATVSVGHCHPKVTAAAEKQLRRLWHTTNIYVHPPLHEYCEKLASYFPDPLKVIYLTNSGSEANDLAILMARLHTGNFDIITFRGSYHGGSPQTMGLTSNAAYKYPIANGLGCTNTMCPDVFRGPWGGSHCRDSPVQTIRECSCAQGHCMANDQYIGQLKETFDTSVPSRIAAFFAEPIQGVGGAVQYPKTYLKEAYKLVRERGGLCIADEVQTGFGRTGSHFWGFQGHDVIPDMVTMAKGIGNGYPMGAVVTTPEIAASFAKGVHFNTFGGNPVACAIASSVLDTIKEDGAQQISLNVGTYLMTELAKLRDKYEIIGDVRGKGLQIGVEMVKDKASRHPLPPEAMSEIFEDMKDMGVLIGKGGVYGQTFRIKPPMCITMEDADFFLAIFNKSLHNYMERR; encoded by the exons ATGTTTAAACTCGCCTCCTCTCTAAGTGTCCGATGTGTTTTAACCGGGAAGTCCTGCTCTCGGTCCGGTTCGGTTCAATTCCACTTGGCCGGTG GTGCATTATGTCAGAAATCTCACCTCGTCCCAGAAATGCCCTCCTGCGATTTCAAGCCAGAGGAATACACG GGTATGTCCAAAGAGCGCATGGTGGAGATCCGCCAGCAGAACTGCAACCCCATGACCATGAAGGTTACCTACTATAAGAAGCCGGTGTTCATCCACCAGGGGCACATGCAGTGGTTGTGGGACGTGGACGGGAGGCGCTACCTGGATCTGTTTGCCGGCGTGGCGACTGTCAGCGTGGGCCACTGCCACCC GAAAGTAACAGCAGCCGCGGAGAAGCAGTTGAGGAGACTGTGGCACACTACGAACATCTACGTCCACCCACCTCTGCATGAGTACTGCGAGAAGCTGGCGTCCTACTTCCCGGATCCTCTCAAG GTGATATATCTGACCAACAGCGGCTCAGAGGCCAATGACCTGGCCATCCTGATGGCTCGGCTTCACACAGGGAACTTTGACATCATCACTTTCAG AGGATCGTACCACGGCGGCAGCCCACAGACCATGGGTCTCACTTCCAACGCAGCGTATAAATACCCCATCGCCAATGGTTTGGGCTGCACAAAT ACGATGTGTCCCGACGTGTTCAGAGGTCCGTGGGGAGGAAGCCACTGCAGGGACTCTCCTGTGCAGACCATCAGAGAATGTAGCTGTGcccaag GTCATTGCATGGCAAACGACCAGTACATCGGGCAGCTCAAAGAGACATTTGACACTAGCGTCCCCAGTCGCATAGCTGCTTTCTTCGCAGAGCCGATTCAG GGGGTCGGAGGAGCTGTGCAGTACCCGAAAACCTACCTGAAGGAGGCTTACAAACTtgtaagagagagaggagggctcTGCATCGCTGATGAG GTCCAGACTGGATTTGGGCGAACAGGAAGCCACTTCTGGGGCTTCCAAGGTCATGACGTCATTCCCGATATGGTTACAATGGCCAAGGGCATTGGTAATGGTTACCCAATGGGAGCTGTTGTTACTACACCAG AAATTGCAGCCTCATTTGCCAAAGGTGTTCACTTCAACACCTTTGGAGGAAATCCTGTGGCTTGTGCTATTGCTTCATCGGTGCTCGAT ACTATCAAAGAAGACGGCGCGCAGCAGATCAGCCTCAATGTGGGAACCTATCTGATGACAGAGCTGGCAAAACTCCGAGACAAGTACGAGATAATCGGGGACGTCCGTGGAAAAGGCCTGCAGATTGGCGTGGAAATGGTCAAAGACAAG GCCAGCAGACACCCGCTGCCTCCCGAGGCGATGAGTGAGATCTTCGAGGACATGAAGGACATGGGCGTCCTGATAGGGAAGGGAGGAGTCTACGGCCAG ACCTTCCGGATCAAACCCCCAATGTGCATCACGATGGAAGATGCAGATTTCTTCCTGGCCATTTTTAACAAGTCCCTCCACAACTACATGGAGAGAAGATGA
- the LOC120831469 gene encoding alanine--glyoxylate aminotransferase 2, mitochondrial-like produces the protein MFKVMSSLRGRRAILTGQPCCSPGLSELHLGSGAVCQKSPLKYRPADAEMPSCDFKPEEYKGMSKERMVEIRQQNCNPMTMKVTYYKKPVFIHQGHMQWLWDVDGRRYLDLFAGVATVSVGHCHPKVTEATQRQLKRLCHTTNIYVHPPLHEYVEKLASYFPDPLKVIYLTNSGSEANDLAMLMARLHTGNFDIITFRGSYHGGTQQTMGLTSNSPYKYPVATTSGCTHAMSPDVFRGPWGGSHCRDSPVQTIRECSCAQGHCTANDLYIGQLRETFATSVPSRIAGLFAEPIQGMGGAVQYPRNYLKEAYQLVRERGGLCIADEVQTGFGRTGSHFWGFQGHNVIPDMVTMAKGIGNGFPMGAVVTTPAIAASFGKAVHFNTFGGSPLACAVSSSVLDTIQEDGTQQNSLKVGTYLMKQLADLRDQYEIIGDVRGKGLQIGVEMVKDKASRDPLPPEAMSEIFEHIKDMGVLIGKGGVYGQTFRIQPPMCITEEDVDFFLAVFNKAVQSYTDRK, from the exons ATGTTTAAAGTTATGTCCTCTCTGAGAGGCCGTAGGGCAATTTTAACAGGGCAGCCGTGCTGTTCACCCGGTTTGTCTGAACTTCACCTGGGAAGTG GTGCTGTATGTCAAAAATCACCTCTCAAATATCGACCCGCGGACGCAGAGATGCCTTCATGCGATTTCAAGCCAGAGGAATACAAG GGTATGTCCAAGGAGCGCATGGTGGAGATCCGCCAGCAGAACTGCAACCCCATGACCATGAAGGTTACCTACTATAAGAAGCCGGTGTTCATCCATCAGGGGCACATGCAGTGGCTGTGGGACGTGGACGGGAGGCGCTACCTGGATCTGTTTGCCGGCGTGGCGACTGTCAGCGTGGGCCACTGCCACCC GAAGGTGACAGAAGCAACACAGAGACAGCTGAAGAGACTGTGCCACACTACGAACATCTACGTCCATCCTCCTCTGCACGAGTACGTTGAGAAGCTGGCGTCCTACTTCCCGGATCCTCTCAAG GTGATATATCTGACCAACAGCGGCTCAGAGGCCAATGACCTGGCCATGCTGATGGCTCGGCTTCACACAGGGAACTTTGACATCATCACTTTCAG AGGATCGTACCACGGTGGCACACAACAGACCATGGGTCTTACCTCCAACTCGCCGTATAAGTACCCCGTCGCCACCACTTCCGGCTGCACACAC GCCATGAGTCCCGACGTGTTCAGAGGTCCGTGGGGAGGAAGCCACTGCAGGGACTCTCCTGTGCAGACCATCAGAGAATGTAGCTGCGcccaag GTCACTGTACGGCAAATGACCTTTACATCGGACAGCTTAGAGAGACATTTGCTACGAGTGTGCCAAGCCGTATTGCTGGTTTATTTGCAGAGCCAATTCAG ggAATGGGAGGAGCTGTGCAGTACCCAAGAAACTACCTTAAGGAGGCTTACCAACTAGTACGAGAGAGAGGAGGGCTTTGCATTGCAGATGAG GTCCAGACCGGCTTCGGGCGAACAGGAAGCCACTTCTGGGGCTTCCAGGGTCACAACGTCATCCCCGATATGGTTACCATGGCGAAGGGCATTGGTAATGGATTCCCAATGGGAGCTGTGGTTACAACACCCG CAATCGCTGCCTCCTTTGGTAAGGCCGTGCACTTCAACACCTTCGGAGGAAGTCCTCTGGCTTGTGCTGTTTCTTCATCGGTGCTCGAC ACCATCCAAGAAGACGGCACGCAGCAGAACAGTCTTAAGGTGGGAACCTATCTGATGAAACAACTGGCAGATCTCAGAGACCAGTACGAGATAATCGGGGACGTCCGTGGAAAAGGCCTGCAGATCGGTGTGGAAATGGTTAAAGACAag GCCAGCAGAGACCCGCTGCCTCCCGAGGCGATGAGTGAGATCTTTGAGCACATAAAGGACATGGGAGTCCTGATAGGGAAGGGAGGAGTGTACGGACAG ACGTTCCGCATCCAGCCCCCGATGTgcatcacagaggaggacgtAGATTTCTTCCTCGCGGTTTTTAACAAGGCTGTGCAGAGCTACACGGACAGAAAATGA